CCACCAACATGGCGGGAAACGAAAGGACGGCGTGGCAGCGTTTTTACCGCGTGCATTAATTGGCTGAGCTAAAATGTCGTCAGAGGGCGGGCATTGCAGGAGGAAAGGAAGATGGCGGCGCCCTTGATAGGTAGAGGATGGAGTGCTTCAGTTTACGCACCTGTTCTTTCTCATAGCCGTGATATAAGGGCAGTTTATAAACTGTTTTATAAACGTAGTGTTTGCACATTGAAGGTTAAGCCGTAAGCACCCTCATCCATATCATGAGTTTCTCAACTTGCCTTAAGGTTTTCTGTCTTATACACTCAACAAGTATATGCGATTTATATTCTAGTCATATAGTGTTTTGCCTTTTAGCTTTACTGCTGATAAGGCCTACTTTAATGTAATTGCAGAGCACAAGTGCTTATATATACAGAGGTCAGATGAAGCGTGGCAGTCACAGTGGAAGGGGTGGAATTTTTACTATACCTTAGTTGCCCTTTAGCTACAACCTCCTCTGTCAAATAGTAGCGCATGGTGATGTGACTTTATGAACAAATTCCGCCTAGAATGATGTTCTCTGCTGATTTATGTAGTTTCATCGTATTCTGCATCCCGTTACTATGGATATTGTGGCTGACTGATGCAGTGAATGTATGTACTGCGCTGCCCTAATTCTGTTTGTAATAAGTAGCATCTCTGCTTTCTTTTCAGTAAGGCATCTAGAGTTGTTTGCTGCGTTACGGAGCAGAGCGGCAGTATGTGTAAGAAAGAGGGCTCTGCATAATAGCACGCCCCTATGTGCAGGGCAGGAATGGAGGATAAGGTAAGATGTTCGGTTGGCTCCTTAATTATAACGGTTTACGTATTATTGCCCAGGAAGTTAAGACGTGGCAGGGAGTGACGCTATTGAACATTCACATCATCTTGTATCTTTTTCTCAGAAATGGCTTTGCTCGCAGCAATTCTGAATATGGCCCGTTGACTGATCTCCCGGACTGGAGTTTTGCAGGTAATGTGAATGGCTTATAATGGAAAGCGTAGAACAATAGTTGATATATGTAAAGAATATAGGATGGAGTGTGAGCTTACTGTAACCAAGTAAAGCTTCATTTCTGTCTGAAAAATGTCCCATTGTCAAGGAGTTTATAACTGCATTTACAATAtgtatgtaacattttttttatgttgtatggGGAGCGTTACAGAATGTTTATAAAACTACTGAACATATTGTCATACGAACAAAGGATATTATGTAGGCAGTGTGTTCATCTGGTCAAGAGAGCAGAGCCAGTTGCGTTTCTGCCGTGTTCTGTATGACTGCAGATTTTATTCTCCAAGGTTATTGTGGGTTTTTGGTATAGTAGTTAATATCTGTGCCACGGCTTCTAACTCTATACTTTGGTGATCTACAGATGGACGTCCTGCCCCAACATGGAAAGGCCACCTTAGAAGAAAGGAGGAACGAGAGGCATTGACTGTAAGTTTGTGATGCTGGAAGCTTTTGTGTTTGAAAGAAAAGAGCTGTAGGTCCTTGTTAGGGTGAGCATGGAGTGATTCTCAGTAATGTAACTACTATAAGGGAGAGAAAGTACTTTCGTAGAACCACTGGATAAGGGGAAGTATTTCCTTTGCTGGAGTGAACTAGTACAGCCTCATCCTTTGACAATTATATGTGAGGCTGACCTGCCTTTCTCAGTGAGTGTGAGTTAGCTTGTAAGTCATGGTTGGTTGCATGATGAGGAAACATGTTGGTCAGCCTCTACCTTTACTTTTATTGTGAACTAAAGGTGAAAAACAAGACTGACACAGTCTAAGGTGAATACGCTTTATCAGTGATCCTGTGTTCTTTGTTCCAGCGTCGTGTGATTCTTCTTAGCACAGAAATGGAAGCTGGTTTGACAAACTGGAGAGAGAAACAGCAAGCTCTCGAGGAGGAACACGTGCAGAAAAAGAAGATGCAGCTAAAGCCTAAAGcaattttcaaaaagaaagCAGAATGCCATTAAATTCCATGACCACTGCTTTGGACTCATTGATTTCAGTACAGAGATTGTAACCTGTGATTCACACCGTGTGTGTCTCCTGCTGTATAGTACCAGGAGCTACTCCCTTTCCCAAGCTATGGAAACTGGCGGAAGTGCTAATGTAATTTCCCTGTAACTGCCACTTTACTTGATTAAAGGTGGAATCATTTACAACTCCCCCtgacacctttttttttcccctcaatgtTTGAGCGTAATGTAGGTCTTGGATTTTCCTCCATGTTATGGTCACATATGCTGTAGTTTTGCGCTACAGTCTTAAGGTTGTTGGTGAGATAGGAGAATATTACATATAATGGAAATATTATGAGATATCATCCTGCAGTGGTTACTAGGAAGCTACTGGTTGGGGTTAGTGCCGTTAGCTGGAAATGAAGTCCCCTGTGTGAGGTAACTGAGCGAAGCATGggaatgtctgtgtgtgtgtgctatatatatatatatatatatatatatatatatatatatatatatatatatatatatatatatctctcactCACAtgctatatggacaaatgtattgggacacctgacatgTACACCACATGTGACTggattttaaatacatagatattaatatgtagttggtcccttgTTTGCAGTTATGACAGCCTCCAATCATCTAGGAAGGGTTTCTACAAAATgtcagtggtttttttttttttgcctattcaTCCAGTAACCCATTTGTGAGGTAaggcattgatgttggatgagaaggcctggctagC
The DNA window shown above is from Spea bombifrons isolate aSpeBom1 chromosome 1, aSpeBom1.2.pri, whole genome shotgun sequence and carries:
- the MRPL52 gene encoding 39S ribosomal protein L52, mitochondrial; its protein translation is MAAPLIVRHLELFAALRSRAAVCVRKRALHNSTPLCAGQEWRIRNGFARSNSEYGPLTDLPDWSFADGRPAPTWKGHLRRKEEREALTRRVILLSTEMEAGLTNWREKQQALEEEHVQKKKMQLKPKAIFKKKAECH